A window of Thermus caldifontis contains these coding sequences:
- a CDS encoding dihydrodiol dehydrogenase, translating into MTLSNEFTTVIVEKIRTRNGERLRITSPRLGYSIDLDPLELEALTWQTVDTFSRLLHTPYGPEEEGVDVHPLSDLVLFGGGDA; encoded by the coding sequence ATGACTTTAAGCAACGAGTTTACAACGGTCATTGTGGAGAAGATCCGGACCCGGAACGGGGAACGCCTCCGCATTACCTCCCCCCGGCTTGGCTACAGCATCGACCTGGATCCCCTGGAGTTGGAAGCCCTTACCTGGCAAACGGTGGACACCTTTTCTCGGCTACTACACACCCCATACGGGCCTGAGGAAGAGGGAGTAGACGTACACCCCCTTTCCGATCTGGTCCTGTTCGGAGGTGGAGATGCGTAG
- a CDS encoding aromatic ring-hydroxylating oxygenase subunit alpha: protein MPWSKIVGGSSRLGELLEELATGLEQGLLPAGIFNDPEIFEREKEKIFSRSWIFLAHTSEIPSPGDYVLRYILDNAFIVVRGEDGQVRAFLDMCRHRGMRVCRAEAGNASHFRCPFHGWTYRNDGALVGVPAEREAFGEGFSKADWSLLPIPKLEEFDGLLFGNLSPEAPSLKEWLGDASWYLELVTKRSHAGLEVLGPPQRFVVNTDWKLALETFISDSYHTLMTHRSLIELGIAPRDAKYAMYGEQIHIPGKGHGTMVVGGPPGAKLPPFWGYPEEMMERAKTSYPTRTHWEVAKETRIFLITLFPNFSLHNPIRKPDHLYPKPVPMLTFRVWHPLGPGRIEVVSWGLVEKDAPEWFKEKALHSYMRFFGSSGTFEQDDTEIWSHVARNAGSTLGRRVLFNYQMGRGVAPDPNWPGPGVAYPINFTDENLRNFYRRYLELMLD from the coding sequence GAGGGTCTTCCAGACTGGGCGAACTTCTGGAAGAGTTGGCCACGGGGCTGGAGCAAGGGCTTCTGCCAGCAGGAATATTCAACGACCCGGAGATTTTCGAACGCGAGAAGGAAAAAATCTTCTCTCGTTCGTGGATTTTCCTAGCCCACACCTCAGAAATCCCAAGCCCCGGGGATTATGTGCTCAGGTACATACTAGACAACGCCTTCATCGTCGTCCGGGGCGAAGACGGCCAAGTCCGCGCCTTCCTGGATATGTGCCGCCACCGCGGAATGCGAGTGTGCCGAGCAGAAGCAGGCAATGCCAGCCACTTCCGCTGTCCCTTCCATGGCTGGACTTACCGCAACGATGGCGCCCTGGTGGGGGTACCTGCGGAGCGCGAGGCTTTTGGGGAAGGCTTTTCCAAAGCAGACTGGAGCCTTCTTCCCATCCCTAAGCTAGAAGAGTTTGACGGCCTCCTTTTCGGCAATCTGAGCCCGGAGGCTCCCTCCCTTAAAGAATGGTTAGGAGACGCATCCTGGTACCTGGAGCTGGTCACCAAGCGAAGCCACGCAGGCCTCGAGGTCCTGGGCCCTCCCCAACGCTTTGTGGTAAACACGGACTGGAAGCTGGCTCTGGAAACCTTCATCAGCGATAGCTACCACACCCTGATGACCCACCGGAGCCTCATTGAGCTCGGCATCGCTCCCCGTGACGCCAAATACGCCATGTACGGGGAACAAATCCATATACCCGGCAAGGGACATGGAACCATGGTGGTCGGAGGCCCTCCAGGAGCCAAACTTCCTCCCTTCTGGGGGTATCCAGAGGAGATGATGGAGCGAGCCAAGACCTCTTATCCCACCCGGACGCACTGGGAAGTGGCAAAGGAGACCAGGATTTTCCTCATCACCCTCTTCCCCAATTTCTCCTTGCATAACCCCATCCGCAAACCCGACCACTTGTACCCAAAACCCGTGCCCATGCTTACCTTCCGGGTCTGGCATCCCTTAGGGCCTGGGCGTATCGAGGTGGTCTCCTGGGGCCTAGTGGAAAAGGATGCTCCCGAATGGTTCAAAGAAAAGGCCCTCCATTCCTACATGAGGTTCTTCGGGTCCTCAGGAACTTTCGAGCAGGACGACACCGAGATCTGGTCGCATGTGGCGCGTAACGCTGGAAGTACCCTTGGCCGCAGGGTGCTCTTCAACTACCAGATGGGCCGAGGCGTGGCTCCCGACCCCAACTGGCCCGGCCCGGGCGTGGCTTATCCCATTAACTTCACTGACGAAAACCTCCGCAACTTCTATCGCCGTTATTTGGAACTCATGCTGGACTAA
- a CDS encoding aromatic-ring-hydroxylating dioxygenase subunit beta, whose translation MNLTQEILDFLYGEAELLDEGRYREWLDLLTEDILYRVPVRLTRERLPQGGHSGISEQMFHLDEDRTSLEMRVARLETGFAWAEDPPSRLRHFVTNVRIGEPRHTPLGEEVEVRSYVLVFRSRWDQPDFTFLSAERHDTLRKQNGSWKLAKRLVILDHSTLPTHNLSFFL comes from the coding sequence ATGAACCTCACTCAGGAGATCCTGGACTTTCTCTATGGCGAAGCGGAGCTCCTAGACGAGGGCCGCTACCGCGAGTGGCTGGACCTCCTCACGGAGGATATTCTGTACCGGGTGCCGGTACGCCTAACGCGGGAACGCCTCCCCCAAGGCGGCCATAGCGGAATCAGTGAGCAGATGTTCCACCTCGATGAGGACCGGACTTCCTTGGAGATGCGCGTAGCCCGCTTGGAAACCGGTTTTGCCTGGGCCGAAGATCCCCCCTCCCGGCTCCGCCACTTTGTTACCAACGTGCGGATAGGCGAACCTCGCCACACGCCCCTCGGGGAGGAAGTAGAGGTTCGATCCTACGTCTTGGTGTTCCGTAGCCGCTGGGATCAGCCTGACTTTACCTTCCTCTCCGCAGAAAGGCACGATACTCTCCGCAAGCAGAATGGGTCATGGAAGCTGGCTAAAAGGTTGGTCATCCTGGATCATTCCACATTGCCAACCCATAACCTAAGCTTCTTCCTATAG